GCCGTCATCTTTATCGGCAGCGGCAAGATCGCTTATGGAAAGCTGAGCCAAGCGTTGGACTACGGCGCATTGACCATTCAGATCCATGGCGACTTCGACGACGCGATGGTCCGCGTCAAAGAGGTCAGCAAAGAAATGGGGATCTACCTGGTCAACAGCGTCAATCCGTTCCGCCTGGAAGGCCAAAAGACGGTGATGTATCGCGTGCTTGAAGCGCTCCGCTGGGAAGTCCCGGATTGGATCGTTGTTCCGGGCGGAAACCTGGGCAACAGCAGCGCGTTCGGCAAAGCCTTCATGGAATTGAAAGAACACGGCTTGATCGATCGCGTCCCACGGCTGGCGGTGATCAACGCTGCCGGCGCGGCAACGCTGTACGAGCTGTTTGAAAACCGCGGCGTCCGCTGGAACGAAGGTCGAATCAACTCCGATCCGATCGAACAATACAACCAGAAGATGGACCAGGACGGCATTCGCGCCGACACCATCGCCAGCGCGATCGAAATCAATCGGCCGGTGAACCTGAAGAAATGCCTGCGAGCCCTGGACGTGATGGATGGCGTCGTCCGAAAGGTCAGCGACCAGGAGATCCTGGATGCCAAGGCTCAGGTGGGCGCCGGCGGATTCGGATGCGAACCCGCGTCGGCCGCCAGCGTTGCCGGCGCCAAACGTCTTCGCGAAGAAGGCGTGATCGCCCCCAGCGATCGGGTCGTCTGTGTGTTGACCGGCCACGAACTGAAAGACCCCAACGCGACGGTTGCCTATCACGCCGGCGATCAAGAAATGTTCGACAAAGTCTTGGGCAGTCGCGGTGTGACCGAAGCGAAATTTGGTAACGGTTCGGTCGCCGTGGAAAACGATCTGGACAAGATCATCGAAGCGATTCGCAAGCACGGCTGACGCGGAACGGCCGTGAGTCCGCGGTCGGCGAATCGCCGGCCCGTGTTGTTGACCGCTAGCCCGTATTGACCGCCAGCCCTCTTAGCGGACGTCCACCCAATCCATGCCGGCTGCATCGGCGGCGGCAAACCCCAACGGCGAATCTTCGAACACCAGACATCGCGTCGGGTCGACCTTCAACAGCTCGGCAGCCTTCAAAAAGACGTCAGGTTCCGGCTTGTGACGCTGGGTGTCTTCGGCCGTCACGATGACGTCGAAGATTCCTTCCAGCCCGATCTGTTTCAATTGTCTGTCGATGACCGGGCGTGTCCCGCCACTGGCCACACTCATCGGCATTCGGCCGTGATGGTGGCGGGCAATAGCCACGATATCTTCCTTCATTCCCAGTTGGTCGATCATGCCGACAAACGCCGCTTCCTTGGTCACGGCAACGTGGCTGGCGTCGACGCTGACGTCCTGTTCGGCGGACAACGTCGCGACGATCTTTTCGCTGGGCATCCCGCCCATCCCGTAAAAGCGATCTTCGGCAAACTCGATCCCGTGCCGCGCCATCGTGTCCCGCCAGGCCACGTAGTGCAGCGGCATCGAATCGGTCAACGTCCCGTCGCAGTCAAAAATCAGCGCGTCGTACTGGTTGGTATAGTCTTTCACGTTCTCGTGTCTTCTTGCGTAAGTTTTCTGTTTTCGATTTAAGCTTCACGCCGAATCTGAAACTGACAAGTCGTCCGAACCAGAAATTCAAAGTCACGCACCGTCATGGCGTCGTGACCGGCGGCGTCCGCCCCCTTGCCCGTTGTACCGCCCGAATCATTGGCTAGACATGTTGCCCGGCATTCGCCTGTTTGACCTATCCGATCGTGTTGCCGTTATCACCGGAGGCAGCAAGGGCCTTGGGCTGGCAATGGCCGACGCTTTGGCATCGGCCGGCTGCGGCGTGGTTCTGATCAGCCGAAATTTGGACGAGGCGTCCGCCGCCAGTCAACAAATTGCCACCGACCACGATGTTCCGACACTGGCCATCGAAGCGGACGTGACCGACGCCGGCGACGTGGACGACAGCGTCGCGGCGGCATTGGACGCGATGGACCGGATCGACATCCTGATCAACAACGCCGGTGTGAACGTCCGCGGTTCGATTGACCGTTTGACGATCGACGATTTTCGCCGTGTCCAGCAAACCAACGTTGACGGCATGTGGATGATGTCCAAGGCGGTGGTCCCGCACATGAAAATGCGACGCAGCGGCCGCATCGTCAATTTGGCCAGCACCCTGGGGATCGTCGGCCTGGCCGATCGGACGCCTTACGCCACCAGCAAAGGTGCCGTCACGCAGTTGACCCGCAGCCTGGCAATGGAATTGGCACCGTATAACATCCTAGTGAACGCAATTTGCCCGGGCCCATTCTTGACCCCCATGAACGAACCGATCGCCGACACCGACGAAGCCAAAGAGTCAATCGTCGGTGCGACCGCCTTGAAACGGTGGGGGCGGATGGAAGAAATCCAGGGTGCCGCGATCTATTTGGCCAGCGACGCCGCCAGCTACACGACCGGCAGCCTGATGGTGGTCGACGGCGGCTGGACGGCCCACTGATTCGGCGTTTCCCGTTTGAACGACACCCGCGAGTACGACAACCGACCTGAATTCCACGGAACCATGAAGCACGCTTTGGTGACCGGCGCTAGCGGTTTTATCGGACACCATCTGGTGGAACACCTGATTGAACAAGGGCTGGACGTTCGATGCTTGGTTCGCCCAAGTTCCGACACGAGCCACCTTGCCCCGCAAGCGGAAAACGTGATCGGATGCTTGGACGATCCGGCGTCGCTGAAAGAAGCGATGCGGAACATCGATGTGGTCTTTCATTTGGCCGGTCGCACCAAAGCGTTCCGCAGCGACGAACTGTTCAAGGTCAACGAAGCGGGATCGGCCAACCTGGCACGCGTCTGTGCTGATCAGTCGTCGCCGCCAATCATGGTCGCGGTGTCCAGTCTGGCCGCCGCCGGCCCCAACGTCCCTTGCGACTCCGGTGCAAACGCCTGCATGCGTCCGCGACGTGAATCGGATCCCGTTGCCCCGGTATCGGATTACGGCCGCAGCAAACTGGCCGGCGAAAGGGCGATCCGGAACTTCGCAGACCAAATGCCGGTCAG
The Crateriforma spongiae DNA segment above includes these coding regions:
- the thrC gene encoding threonine synthase → MLLSAEKHNAAQTDLAFQRCINPLCGATYDAMAIHTACQQCGELLDIAYDWDRAALPSSLAFFEQMWARRNDPVRFSGVWRFHELLPFAPQDKLVTVGEGQTLLQQTDAVGRYVGLNAGQLHLQYEGMNPSGSFKDNGMCAATTHAGLVGAQRAACASTGNTSASLALYCSATQRMKAVIFIGSGKIAYGKLSQALDYGALTIQIHGDFDDAMVRVKEVSKEMGIYLVNSVNPFRLEGQKTVMYRVLEALRWEVPDWIVVPGGNLGNSSAFGKAFMELKEHGLIDRVPRLAVINAAGAATLYELFENRGVRWNEGRINSDPIEQYNQKMDQDGIRADTIASAIEINRPVNLKKCLRALDVMDGVVRKVSDQEILDAKAQVGAGGFGCEPASAASVAGAKRLREEGVIAPSDRVVCVLTGHELKDPNATVAYHAGDQEMFDKVLGSRGVTEAKFGNGSVAVENDLDKIIEAIRKHG
- a CDS encoding HAD family hydrolase gives rise to the protein MKDYTNQYDALIFDCDGTLTDSMPLHYVAWRDTMARHGIEFAEDRFYGMGGMPSEKIVATLSAEQDVSVDASHVAVTKEAAFVGMIDQLGMKEDIVAIARHHHGRMPMSVASGGTRPVIDRQLKQIGLEGIFDVIVTAEDTQRHKPEPDVFLKAAELLKVDPTRCLVFEDSPLGFAAADAAGMDWVDVR
- a CDS encoding SDR family NAD(P)-dependent oxidoreductase produces the protein MLPGIRLFDLSDRVAVITGGSKGLGLAMADALASAGCGVVLISRNLDEASAASQQIATDHDVPTLAIEADVTDAGDVDDSVAAALDAMDRIDILINNAGVNVRGSIDRLTIDDFRRVQQTNVDGMWMMSKAVVPHMKMRRSGRIVNLASTLGIVGLADRTPYATSKGAVTQLTRSLAMELAPYNILVNAICPGPFLTPMNEPIADTDEAKESIVGATALKRWGRMEEIQGAAIYLASDAASYTTGSLMVVDGGWTAH